A segment of the Trifolium pratense cultivar HEN17-A07 linkage group LG7, ARS_RC_1.1, whole genome shotgun sequence genome:
AGAGAAGAAATCAAGCAATGGAGAGAATGAGTTGCTGACTTTTAATGCTGAGAATATGCAAAGCAACATGAAAATCATCTATTACAGGTTTGGTTTGACCGCACATTCTAATTACTAGATTATGGAACAGAATGAGAGGCGAAGCTGTCTGGGGTAGTAGTTTTAGTATGTATGGAATTGTATGATTCTGTTTCCATGTATATGAAACAGTCACACAAGTGCTTGATGTGTGAATATATAACACTCATACAGAAAGGGGAAACAGGGATGTGTGATTTGGTTGGGCCAATGAAAAGAAACAGCTGTTTATTGTTGTTTAAGGTTTGCAATTGAATTTTCTGTCTCTTTTGCAGCCGAACATTTTTATCTATAATTGGCGGAGTTGTTGCTGGTATTTTGGGATTTACAGGCTTGAAAGGATTTGTCTTTTACTCGCTTCTCATGGCATTTACTTCACTTGGGCTCATAGCCAAAGCAAAGTTTTCAATCCACACATACTTTGATTCCTGGAACCGTGTGCTAATTGATGGCTTTCTCGGTGGTCTAATGGTAGGTTGTTTATGTTTACTTCATCTTTCTTTTGTCATGGTTTATGTATGAAAAACTTCTATACTTTTGAAAGTTATCAGTGGCCTTCTCTGGCAGAGAATATTCTCTGTTTGGACTTGGAAAATGGTTAAGCCAAAGAACAATTTATAAATAAGTATATTAAAATAACCAAGATTCCAAATCATTTTTTCTAGGTTACATGACAAATGAACAGAGTCAAGCAAATATAGAAGAAAATCCAATTGAAAATATTCTCTAGAGAAATTAAAGTTATAATATTTAACATctagtattatgaaaatttaagatgagatcattttttttgacacaatttaAGATGAGATCATGAGAGACTGATGTTGGGAGAAAGGCAAAATGATAAAGGAAAAGCCTCCATAAATATTAAATTCCTTCTGGGCCCCAACCTAAGACTTACCTAGAATCCAAGTATCTAACCCGGTAATGATTACTTAAGAGGATTAAAAGATTCCCAGGTCAAGTTACCTAGCAAAACTGTACTTGTTAACCCATTTATTCAACAATATGCCTTTCATGCAATTGTGTGATCTCATTCAGAACATCTATTTCTGTGGTCTCTATCTTGGCCAACGGACAGTGTAAATTGCTTAGTTGTTCACTTTTACTATTACTGGCCGAAAAGAGATTATCTTATGTTTTTAAAGGGAATGTAATGCTTTGTTTCATTGTGATGTGATGATTTGTGTATACTTCATGCGTTGAGTATTGTACATTGTAAAATACATAGGAAATAAAAACAGATAGAACCAACTTGCTATTCATATTAGTGACGTCCCTTAAAAATACGGACTTCTAATTTCTAGTTTGAGTGTTATGTGTTTTGTGAAGATATTTTCCCCACTCTCTCCACCTTAGTAAAATGTTTGTTAATTGTACAGAGGAAGGCCTAAAGGAGGGCTTTTCTCTTGCAAGTTAGGGAGAAATAGAGATAGAGAAGGGTGGTTTGGGTGGTTTATACAgttcataatttatttaatatatctgataaggcttttttttttttggttcagtGATAAGGCCTTTATATcataatgaaattttatatgtaAATTGTCTTGCTGATCTTATGACTTGTTCAACCTTATATTTAGACCATAATAATATCCATGTGGAGGCTTTGTATCCTCTCTTGCGGACCTGGATTCCATGAATTCATTTTTTCGGTGCATTCATGCAGTCAGGCTGTTTGTAGGcgtccgatcaagatcggacgatcatg
Coding sequences within it:
- the LOC123894810 gene encoding ER membrane protein complex subunit 6-like; protein product: MAVQSGPASSEKKSSNGENELLTFNAENMQSNMKIIYYSRTFLSIIGGVVAGILGFTGLKGFVFYSLLMAFTSLGLIAKAKFSIHTYFDSWNRVLIDGFLGGLMSFVLFWTFAYDIAHIF